CTTCTAGCGCTCATCGaagtgatgaaatgaaagcgtTTGAAGtgtattataaaaaaaacctggaacgAGAAAGTAGCTTGAGTAACTTACCTTTTTCGATCACGCGCGAGTGATCGAATCCACTTCACACGCTCACATTTCACTATTCCGACGGGTATAAAGAAACCGAGGCTGTCTGGTTTTGCCAAGGTCTCTGATTCGTGGATTCGATGTGTCTCACGTCCGCATTCCATTTCTGAAAATTGTGTTAGATATCggttttcatttcattgtcGCTTTCAGATCTCCTCATTCAACACTTCTCGAAATTCATGTGTCGAGTAAATAGTACTACACATCAGTGATTCACCAAAAACGAAATAATTGTTTGTGGAATCCTCCATGATCTActtaagaaaagattttttttgtcagtttCAACTACAACAtatttacagaagaaaaatttgcttcaaGGATTGCCAATGacattcccaaaaaaaaacaacaaatgtaATAAACAGTATGTAGAAATGTACGTATTAGGCTTTGAATTAAAACGAGGTTCCCTTCACGTTGTATCTATGTACGACATTCAATAAATCACTGCATTATGAAGATCCACTATTTCCGTTCCTAAGTTGGGCCGGACACAAGGTAACtacaatcctttatttttgggTGACGTTTCGCCGAGCTCGCGTTCTTCATAGTTTCCATTCTTCAAACTTCTCCTTGCTCATGGATCCTTCTTTATTGATTCACTAATGCCTACGATTATCCATCCTCGTATGCATATAGAAGTACATGTATTCGCAGGAAAAAGTCCTTTTGAAAgcttcacactttttttatcGAACGTGGGAACTTTTCGTTGGCTACCACCGTACTCCGCTCACTTCTTCTTGACCACATGCGTGGCTGTGATTGTGTCGCTCTACacttgttcatttatttgttcagcTGATCACGATAGGAacactttcgttttttctcataaCAATTTGCCATTGTGGCTCATAACAGAGTCTTATCACTTGTTATTCTGTCGCTTCTTTCAAGTATTTGTCTAATTCTACATTGTCCCTCCTTTTCAGCTCCCTATAGGCTTGTTTAACGACTTTTGACCTTAAAATCCCTTGTATACTTAAAAATCAGCCGATTAAAGAAACGCATgaacttgttttgttttcatttttgcattctttcagcgacgcgttttttttttcgctttcattGCTTTCTGATTTCGCGGAAAACACCAAATGAGTTCAAAACGACTGACTGCTCACTTCTGCTGAGGACAAGTTTCTGTCGGTAACAGCGTCTCTCCTGATCTTCGGTTTTGCTCACACCAATCGAATCACTCTTTGACCCAATCCAAACCAGTTCATCTCTCTTTGCTCGTTCATTAGCAATACTTATAAACCTCATTATTTTGAATAAGTCGTGTACGGTCGAGTAACAAGGATACCATCATACAGACACTGCCTTAACaatgcaaaaattgaaacgaatgaaaaaaatcatccttGTGTTCATTGACATTGTTGTACTTCCGCAATGATGCCCATACTTTCTCCTGGATTCACGTTGTCAATCCTACATGTTTACATATCTTTCTGGTATTTCAAGAGTACATAATATAAAAGCCTGGTACGTGAACAcaccttatttttattactattatttgtttgttgttaatattattatttggtgTTTTATTCTCATGCATTTTACTTTTTGATCAATATGAAATCACCTTCATGGGTCTTTTTTCAATAGCTTACTATCTTCAGCGCTAAATATTTGATATATTCAACATTATCATcgtataataataaatatactgTCATCTCGTGAATTAGAACAGAATATTCAagtatattttaatttttttaaggcGACTTTCGATTCTAATTCGAACTTATTCTGTGGGGTGTTGTAAAGTATGGAGTCGTTGTTTGTTCCATGGGATAAGATGAAAAggtttttccacttcttgTAGTGTTTTCAAGGGCTTCCTCATGATATAATGgcctctttttttccgaaactgTGTCGAACCTCATTTAGCTAATACTAAAACGGCGAGAAGGCTTCAAGAATTCCATTAGCAAGCAAATCCCATTCCAAAATATCTAGAAGATCGTCGAACAATGGTAAACGTCGTTAGAAGTAAATCAGACCCGTTCCCTTGAGGACACGGAAGTTTGTCAGAGTGTCCAGAAGATAGCTGAAAACTCTCTAGGACTTCTAGTTTTAAACTCTCTAGTAATCTGCCCGCACTTCTCGGGTGATGTCAGGATGAAGAACCGATCGAGATGCAGGAAAGAAATTCTCAATTGGAAAGGCGCTTAGCGTTCCAGTGGTGAGAAATCTTCAGCATCGTGAAGGcacaaaaaagtgaacgaCAACTTATACAGAAGAACTAGCAAGGACGAAGAAAACGTCGTGCgacttttttgcaaaaaaaatgagagccCGCGCAGGTATTACCAGAAAACCTCGTATTTTCATTAAAGATAGGAAGGTTTTTATGAGGGAAACTTAAAAAGTAAGATAAAGGAGTGCTGAAACGAAGTGTTGGGAAAGGTTCTGTCCCTatggaagggaaaaaaattgcaattgaTTATTGCAGTAACATTGGACGCCCGAAAACGGGCAAAGACGACGATGGCCTTCTTTGGGACTCATAGGCACGTGTCGTTCAAACACTCCGGGCATCAATCCACTCGTCTTTTCGGCTCCAGTCTAATCAGAGGAAAAACTGAAACGCGGAAAAAATCCCACAATTTGCTCTGACCTCGAAAAGGCTTGAGACGTCTACACCGGAACAGCGCCTGGTTTGATTTCGGATTCGGGGAACGGCCCGAGgctacaagaaaaaagcatgaaCATAGTTTGCAGAAAACAGCAAAGTAAGTCCCAAGCAGCGGGAGTCTTCTTCCCGTCCCTTGCTTCCTTGTTCGATTTTGAAGGCCATAAAAGGAGAGAAGCGGGCATTGTGAACAATTTCCTAGAACTTTGTTATTTGTTACGTAATTGTTTTGCTACAATAAATGACATTAATCACTGTGCGTGGAACCGGTACATCGCTGTCGAtgaagaggttcggctgttactgcacgatcggtcgatggttcaaactCATCCTAATGCCAACTATACCTTTCATCCTCCTGAGGCCGATAAATtaataccagacttgtctgcgaggataaaaacgctgcgTTAATCCATAGACTCGCCCTCGTTGGTCATTGTAAAGCtacacacgcgttcataaatctcaaacgattctggttCGAAGTCGAACGCCTAGGCGCATCCACACAAGGACTGACCAAcgctgtgcactttatccttcgtCCTTGACCAAACAGCGGATATTTTCCGGGGAATGGTGTTTTGACTTGTGCTATTTATCAGTTATTTGTACActgaattcttttcaaatctatttgaaaaagaagtctcttctgctgttttctttttaatactTTAACTTTAATAGTTCAAACTGTCCTCTCAACTTAAATATTCGACCTGAAAGGAAGATTCGATTATTCCTCGGGTGCTAGTTCTAATTGCAGCCCATGTTCGAAACTCAACAATCATGATAGAGTCATGAATCCTTGTTATTCATGGTCATCTTTTCAGATGGATTCCGTTGTAGAACTTCCAGGACAACGAGTTTGTCGTGTGATGAGTAATAACGAGAAGAAGGGACGTTTTACGGTTCGTGTGtcacattttttcccaaatttgGAAAGCGATTAGACTAATGTTCTCTTCTTGATCGCAGCAATGCTACATTGGAAATCTCCCaaattctcctcttttttggttcaagttctttttttccataacgCCTCGTCTCGTACTTCTCTGTTACACAACACTATAGTCAATGATAGAATTCCTCAGAGGTGGAGACACAAAAGAAGGCCAGAGACTCAAAACAGTCTGGAAAATCCGAGATTTGTTGGACCCCCATTTCGTTGCTAACTGCAGCATTTTTTGGACAGTAGATTGGATAGTACCTACCAAGTATGTATAGACATGAAGTTCTAGAACTTTCTTTGAATTGTACGCTTCAGAAAAAGCCCTCGATTTCTAGGGAATAGGTAGCATGAAGTAGTATTTCTCAACCTTTAAAGGAAATGTATCACCAAACTATGTTGGATTTCTTTACGAATAAATAGGTGTGAAGCTTATGGGATATGGACGTATAgataggtcaaaacgacgtgaaccACGTAGggttgcgtatgcggctgcgctcaaagcggtgcggttgagcgtagcggttgtgaTCGTGCAAGGATACTCGCTACcgtcacccatctctgcagtttgccatggtcccacttcgatttcaaccgctgtctccaccgcaccgcttcgagctcagccgtttacgcaactgtctgtcgttttgacttgactATAATCACACTAAATTCTCTCTAGTAATCCAGAGGAAAATTGTGTGAAACAGCACTGGACAGCCACTCTCCCCTGcgatgcaacttgttacggGTCCGTTGAAACGCCGACGACGTTGAACGACGACGGAGCTGACCGCGTTCTATCGAATACGAAATGATCCAATGTTTCGGAAACTATTGTTATAAACCTTTATTCTAAGTCTGGGTGGGCTTAAGTTCTGAATTACCTAGGCCGGAATCGTACACGGAACAGATCCTTGCTCGTTgtaatctttttgttttttttttttcattatatacTCAGTGTACTCGTTTTGAATTTGTCTTTGCCACATCCTATTTAGCACGCAATtgagcataataaataaataaacagacaAACCGCACACCAATACGAAAGGTCAGGAATGAAACTTCAATAATCGTTTATTGGCTACATAGTCCTACACCAGAAAGCTGTTACATCTTTCTCTGGTATGAGTAAGGAATAAGAATATACAGAGCGTCGCTCCTCCTAACGTGGTAAGGATGGAAATGAAATTGTAGATGAAAAATCAGAGTTCACGGTGCTGTTGGTTTAGCGCGTGTTCTATTGACTTTTGAATTGGTCTAAGATGGATCATTCCGTGTACTCAAGATATTTTATGATCAACGTGCTGACCTCAATAAACTCCTTGTCGTAGCGAGGAAGAATGGGTCATTTTGAAGGCAAGTTTCTAAAGGGAACAGAAAACTGAAGTATTTCTCCTTTCGAAATGTAAAAATTAGGTGCTTATGGACGATTCTCTTCGTATTCTTTTTTAGAAACACATTTTCGTATGTACAAGATAAAGGCTGCATATCACGAGATTGACAATGTTGAAATTTCTTATCGAATAGATAGGGGTAAGGATGTAGGTCACGAGTATCAGCACGATCACGTTCAATGCTTTCTAGCAGTCCAGTAAAAGGCGAGCGAAACAGCTCTATATGACCCcgtctccccaacgatgcaacttattacgggtagTAGAATAAAAGCCACTCAACAACTCTACAACTCGTTGATTGTGCAGGTGGACAGCTATAACCTTCTCGTgtaagtaataataagtaagtaTAAGCTGCACCGTTGCAGAGACACCGTCGCAGACGGAATCATTTTAGGGTTGTTTCACAcacctttttttggattactCGGGGAAGAGGGGGATTCAACGGAGCACGTGAACACCGCGCGTCTATCCCTCTATATTCGAGTAAATATCTACACGCCGCCTTGAACGTTTTGAATGTATTAGCAAGTTTATCGTCGTCGATTCAGATTGAGAATCTGAGTCATGTTCGTTGCGCCCTCATTTCGGATCGTGAAAAGCTTGGTCTCTTGGAAATTGCTACCACATCAGCGCACCACGACGACGATGGCAAGAtggtaatttattttaattgcgACTTCATGAAAACTAATATCACCCCTTCATAAGGTCACAGTGACGAGTTTCCGATGAAACATTAACAATATTCCGTCGCCATTCAGATTGATGCAGACATATGCAGACACATATGAATCCAGCGTTTCTTCATCAGAACTTTGTCCTATCTTAGAGATGACAGAAACCCATACTTGTGATCGCAATAC
This window of the Necator americanus strain Aroian chromosome III, whole genome shotgun sequence genome carries:
- a CDS encoding hypothetical protein (NECATOR_CHRIII.G11826.T1), coding for MECGRETHRIHESETLAKPDSLGFFIPVGIVKCERVKWIRSLARDRKSCLESFLYQVKDFTIAKEEEDI